A single Polyangiaceae bacterium DNA region contains:
- the trmD gene encoding tRNA (guanosine(37)-N1)-methyltransferase TrmD, with protein MQLGVVTLFPELFATFAETSFVGRAQNQGALDLQFEWLREHGLGKHRSVDDTPYGGGSGMVLRVDCVISAIEALEARLGGRAHRVLMTPQGSPFRQATAWRFSSLSRLVLICGRYEGFDERVRDHVDEEVSLGDFVLTGGEVPAMAVIEASVRLIPGVLGNADSIREESFAEENAGGLEYPQYTRPEEFRGVRVPEILKGGDHGKIAEWRHSQAAERTRVRRPDLLNEEQE; from the coding sequence GTGCAGCTCGGCGTCGTCACGTTGTTTCCGGAGCTCTTCGCTACCTTCGCGGAGACGAGCTTCGTCGGGCGTGCTCAGAACCAGGGAGCACTGGACCTCCAGTTTGAGTGGTTACGTGAGCACGGCCTTGGCAAGCACCGCAGCGTCGACGACACACCCTACGGGGGCGGTTCGGGCATGGTGCTTCGGGTTGACTGCGTGATTAGCGCAATCGAGGCGCTGGAGGCGCGCTTGGGCGGGCGCGCTCATCGCGTGTTGATGACTCCCCAGGGGAGTCCTTTCCGCCAGGCTACCGCTTGGCGCTTCTCCTCGCTCAGCCGGTTGGTTTTGATTTGTGGCCGCTACGAAGGCTTCGACGAGCGTGTTCGCGATCACGTGGACGAAGAGGTTTCCCTCGGGGACTTCGTGCTTACTGGGGGGGAGGTGCCGGCAATGGCCGTGATTGAGGCGAGCGTGCGCCTGATCCCGGGTGTGCTTGGCAACGCTGATTCTATCCGCGAGGAATCCTTCGCGGAAGAGAACGCGGGTGGTCTCGAGTACCCACAATACACGCGGCCCGAAGAGTTTCGAGGCGTAAGAGTCCCCGAGATCCTGAAGGGCGGTGATCACGGGAAGATCGCTGAGTGGCGCCACTCCCAGGCGGCCGAGCGAACCCGGGTGCGCCGACCAGATCTGCTGAACGAGGAGCAAGAGTGA
- a CDS encoding RNA methyltransferase, with protein sequence MKNQRRVAAALVHYPVLDRQGGIVTTAITNLDIHDISRSAHTFGLSDYFLVHPVAAQRELAARVRDHWLHGPGGKRIPDRQPPMRDLRIVESLDQALESLGPDAELWTTSAKVRPENTSYDSARQLLTDAGPPVLLVFGTGWGLPSSVEERAKRALEPIGSPREDGFNHLSVRAAAAITFWRLLGN encoded by the coding sequence GTGAAGAACCAGCGCAGGGTCGCTGCAGCGCTGGTGCACTACCCAGTGCTCGACCGGCAGGGTGGCATCGTCACCACGGCGATCACCAATCTCGATATCCACGACATCTCGCGGAGCGCCCACACGTTCGGTCTGAGCGACTACTTCCTGGTGCACCCGGTGGCAGCGCAGCGCGAGCTAGCGGCGCGCGTACGCGACCACTGGTTGCATGGCCCTGGCGGAAAGCGCATCCCGGACCGCCAGCCACCGATGCGCGATCTGCGCATCGTCGAGTCCTTGGACCAGGCTCTCGAGTCCCTTGGGCCTGATGCCGAGCTTTGGACCACCAGCGCGAAGGTGCGGCCAGAGAACACAAGCTACGATTCCGCGCGGCAACTGCTTACGGACGCTGGCCCGCCAGTTCTGCTTGTGTTCGGTACCGGGTGGGGCCTGCCAAGCAGCGTTGAAGAGCGAGCCAAGCGCGCGCTCGAGCCGATCGGTTCACCACGGGAAGATGGCTTCAATCACCTGAGCGTGCGCGCTGCGGCTGCCATCACGTTTTGGCGGCTGCTCGGCAACTAG
- the metG gene encoding methionine--tRNA ligase gives MSTETKPRRILVTSALPYANGHIHLGHMVEYIQTDIWVRFMRMQGHQVRYFCADDTHGTSIMIRAEQEGRSPEALIADMNQAHQRDFQDFQVGHDYYGSTNSEANRRRCADIWGKLRDAKLVTEKDVTQLFDPEKQLFLADRFVKGKCPNCKSADQYGDSCEKCGATYSASELIDPFSTLSGATPDMRTAKHLFIQIESLHGFLEEWTQAEGHLQPSIATYLKGQFLSKELRDWDISRPAPYFGFEIPDSPGNYWYVWFDAPIGYMAATEEWCQREGENFDDWWRSPDTDIYHFIGKDITYFHALFWPGMLKASGYSLPRRVQVHGFLQVNGEKMSKARGTFIQARTYLDHLDPAYLRYFYATRLSDKVDDLDLDLNEFVTKVNSDLVNKVVNLAARSAGFVKEGLSASYPDDGGMFQAGIQLGKQIAEAYERCDYASATRLIMSHADKANAYFDEQAPWNLKKQGKLSEAQAVGTVGLNIYKQLVTYLAPILPKLASDSADYFGETLSQWSHAETPIVGKQLPKFAHLMQRVDPDAVKRVLEATSSAAAEAQATRNAASAPADDGQPLVDEPLSAECTIDDFMKVDLRVARVVTAEQVKEAKKLLKLTLSLGGEERRTVFAGIKEAYEPEALVGRLVVLVANLKPRQMKFGLSEGMVAAAGPGKTEVFLLSPDSGAKPGQRVH, from the coding sequence ATGTCGACTGAGACGAAGCCGCGGCGCATCCTGGTGACCAGCGCCCTCCCCTACGCGAACGGCCACATCCACCTGGGGCATATGGTGGAGTACATCCAGACTGATATCTGGGTGCGTTTCATGCGCATGCAGGGTCACCAGGTCCGGTACTTCTGCGCCGACGACACCCACGGAACCAGCATCATGATCCGTGCGGAACAAGAGGGGCGGTCTCCTGAGGCGCTGATAGCCGACATGAATCAGGCGCATCAGCGCGATTTCCAGGATTTTCAGGTGGGGCACGATTACTACGGCTCCACGAACTCCGAGGCCAACCGACGACGTTGTGCTGATATCTGGGGCAAGCTTCGCGACGCCAAGCTGGTGACGGAGAAGGATGTCACCCAGCTCTTCGACCCTGAGAAGCAGCTGTTCCTCGCGGATCGCTTCGTGAAGGGCAAGTGCCCGAACTGCAAATCTGCCGATCAGTACGGCGATAGCTGCGAGAAGTGCGGTGCGACCTATTCAGCTTCTGAGCTAATCGATCCCTTCAGCACGCTGAGTGGGGCGACACCAGACATGCGCACGGCGAAGCATTTGTTCATCCAAATCGAGAGCCTCCACGGTTTCCTCGAGGAATGGACTCAAGCCGAGGGCCACCTTCAGCCCAGCATCGCCACGTACCTCAAGGGTCAGTTCCTCTCCAAGGAGCTGCGGGACTGGGACATCTCTCGCCCCGCGCCATACTTCGGCTTTGAGATCCCCGACAGCCCAGGCAACTACTGGTACGTCTGGTTCGATGCCCCTATCGGCTACATGGCGGCCACCGAAGAGTGGTGCCAGCGCGAAGGTGAGAACTTCGACGATTGGTGGCGCAGTCCAGACACGGACATCTATCATTTCATCGGCAAGGATATCACGTATTTCCACGCGCTATTTTGGCCAGGCATGCTCAAGGCGTCTGGATATTCCCTGCCACGACGCGTGCAGGTGCACGGTTTCCTGCAGGTCAACGGCGAGAAGATGAGCAAAGCGCGAGGCACGTTCATCCAAGCGCGCACCTACCTTGACCACCTCGACCCGGCCTACCTGCGGTACTTCTACGCGACCCGCCTTTCGGACAAGGTTGACGACTTGGATCTCGATTTGAACGAGTTCGTGACCAAGGTGAACAGCGACCTCGTGAACAAGGTCGTCAACCTCGCGGCGCGTTCCGCGGGCTTCGTCAAAGAGGGCCTCAGCGCGAGCTACCCCGACGACGGAGGGATGTTTCAAGCGGGCATCCAGCTCGGAAAGCAAATCGCAGAAGCCTACGAGCGCTGCGACTATGCAAGCGCTACGCGCTTGATCATGAGCCACGCCGACAAGGCCAACGCCTACTTCGACGAGCAAGCTCCCTGGAACTTGAAGAAGCAGGGCAAGCTGAGCGAGGCACAAGCGGTCGGCACGGTGGGCCTGAACATCTACAAGCAGCTCGTCACCTACCTCGCTCCGATCTTACCGAAGCTTGCCAGCGACTCCGCAGACTACTTCGGGGAGACTCTCAGCCAGTGGAGCCACGCGGAAACGCCTATAGTAGGAAAGCAGCTCCCCAAGTTTGCGCACTTGATGCAACGGGTAGATCCCGACGCAGTCAAGCGCGTGCTCGAAGCCACCTCGAGCGCAGCGGCCGAGGCTCAGGCCACACGCAATGCGGCTAGTGCTCCCGCAGACGACGGCCAACCGCTAGTCGACGAACCTCTGAGCGCCGAGTGCACGATCGACGACTTCATGAAGGTCGACTTGCGCGTCGCTCGCGTAGTCACCGCGGAGCAGGTGAAGGAAGCGAAGAAGCTCTTGAAGCTCACGCTTAGCTTGGGGGGAGAGGAGCGACGCACGGTCTTCGCGGGTATCAAAGAAGCCTACGAACCCGAGGCGCTGGTTGGCCGGCTGGTGGTGCTGGTCGCCAATCTGAAGCCGCGCCAGATGAAGTTTGGGCTGAGCGAGGGCATGGTTGCAGCCGCTGGGCCAGGCAAAACCGAGGTCTTCTTGCTGTCACCGGATAGCGGGGCGAAGCCCGGTCAGCGCGTGCACTAG
- the map gene encoding type I methionyl aminopeptidase, with the protein MRFKNNSIEIKSAREIDAMREVCRLAADTLMRVGPMIKPGITTEEINTFVHEDTLAKGAIPAPLNYHGFPKSVCTSLNEVVCHGIPTPKQRLREGDIINVDVTHIYEGFHGDTSATFYVGEVSDRAKLVTEVSRRSLELAIAEVKPGARLGDLGAAIQEFAEPLGCSVVEAFVGHGIGRKFHDEPKVSHVGTRGRGARLRPGMTFTIEPMINLGSKEVDILDDDWTAVTIDGELSAQFEHTVLVTETGVEVLTARWEPLSNSEVFPDFWDKRGS; encoded by the coding sequence ATGCGTTTCAAGAACAACTCAATCGAGATCAAATCCGCCCGGGAAATCGACGCGATGCGCGAGGTGTGTCGGCTGGCCGCGGACACGCTGATGCGCGTCGGACCGATGATCAAACCCGGGATCACGACGGAAGAGATCAACACCTTCGTGCATGAAGACACGCTGGCGAAGGGCGCGATCCCCGCGCCGCTGAACTATCACGGCTTCCCCAAGTCGGTCTGTACCTCGCTCAACGAGGTCGTGTGTCACGGCATCCCAACCCCCAAGCAGCGCCTGCGTGAGGGCGACATCATCAACGTCGATGTAACCCACATTTACGAAGGATTCCATGGGGATACGTCAGCGACCTTCTATGTGGGAGAGGTCAGCGATCGGGCGAAGTTGGTGACCGAGGTCTCAAGGCGCTCGCTGGAGCTCGCGATTGCCGAAGTGAAACCTGGGGCGCGGCTTGGAGACCTCGGTGCGGCGATTCAGGAGTTCGCCGAACCCCTTGGCTGCTCCGTCGTCGAGGCGTTTGTTGGCCACGGCATCGGCCGCAAGTTCCACGATGAACCCAAGGTGTCCCACGTGGGCACCCGCGGGCGCGGCGCTCGCCTCCGACCGGGAATGACGTTCACCATCGAGCCCATGATCAACCTCGGCAGCAAAGAGGTGGACATCCTGGACGACGACTGGACCGCGGTGACGATCGACGGTGAACTGTCCGCTCAGTTCGAACACACGGTGCTCGTGACCGAGACGGGCGTCGAGGTGCTGACCGCTCGTTGGGAGCCGCTCTCCAATAGCGAGGTGTTTCCCGACTTCTGGGACAAGCGCGGCTCTTGA
- the rimM gene encoding 16S rRNA processing protein RimM: protein MSKSHSDDRGGAPEPEMIGLGRIARPHGIRGEVRVTPYWVEGDTLETADVLWLRSKAGIQEVAVRGVRRSNKALLMDLGCDDRNAAVLLKGAEVCVPRELLPELEPGEYYLVDLLGARVECAGEQVGEVIELRTHPSVDAVVIRMQNGKLREQVLAEPWLAEVDTAGKRLVLSSLDGLI, encoded by the coding sequence GTGTCCAAATCCCATAGCGACGACCGGGGCGGCGCGCCGGAGCCCGAGATGATCGGTCTCGGTAGAATCGCTCGCCCCCACGGTATCCGTGGGGAAGTGAGGGTCACTCCCTATTGGGTCGAGGGAGACACCCTCGAGACCGCTGACGTGCTTTGGTTACGCAGCAAAGCGGGCATCCAGGAGGTCGCCGTTCGCGGCGTGCGGCGCTCGAACAAGGCCTTGCTGATGGACCTCGGCTGCGACGACCGCAATGCCGCCGTGCTGTTGAAGGGCGCCGAGGTGTGCGTGCCTCGGGAGCTGCTCCCCGAGCTCGAGCCGGGCGAGTACTACCTGGTTGACCTTTTGGGAGCCCGGGTGGAGTGCGCTGGGGAGCAAGTCGGTGAGGTCATCGAGTTGCGGACGCATCCCAGCGTCGACGCCGTGGTTATTCGCATGCAAAACGGCAAGCTGCGTGAGCAGGTGCTTGCAGAGCCTTGGTTGGCTGAAGTCGATACCGCGGGGAAACGATTGGTGCTGTCGAGCCTTGACGGCCTGATCTAG
- a CDS encoding Fic family protein translates to MAARTSKKGASRPKVTGQAKANSKAGKAVKSTAAKPKAKAKTAKPVSKAAAKAKTSATPKAKPKTAKKAAAKTKPKPAAKKVATASKPSAAKPSKPAAKPSKPAAKPSKPAAKPSKPAAKPSKPAAKPSKPAAKPKAVANAKASAAKAAKGKASASKARAADAKRSADAKRKADAQAKAKAKAEKAKLAKEQARAAAKAKAQEAKAAKALAAKEKAAKAKADALVKAQAKAAADKVREQERKAKAKERDRLLKEKAKVKQALLAEREKLKKLQAREKERLAKQKEAERLAKQKDAELAKAQREQAKLLAAKEKEKLRALQAKEKEKQLLLKEKEKEKQRLLKDKERQDAAKRKATELALKQKEKERLAKEKEKEKERLQKLKEKERLAKEKEKEKERLQKLKEKERLAKEKAKEKERLAKERDQKKLEQQKLRDQQKAAKEAERERLKAERERQKEEERQRREEERAQLKAERERQREEERKRREEERQRIKEEKERIKEELRRQKEEERRQKEAEREAYRKAKEAEQARIRAEKEAQRRALEVKIARQTGRSRGGSRPALAARAYRADAIPNQSGTSRNPDGSLANASKFANLRQPDQLPRTDGEEIQPYRPPTVAPPPPPPPERLDERHSSIEERLADTSEEFRRDYKEKFEMSWIHHDSALEGVVYTFQELQTAIDPSITIVPDSSLQPVCEEIRRHKQAIDLVYEMAEKKRAPVTLDHVKRIYLTLHPEEGDLKTVKYRKDIPQHRLYFHEYAPPDKIAYKVRQIIDWLNGPEPKKLRNPVRVAARAHYELLRVFPFPNDSGKVARLLMNLILLKSGYPPAIVHAAERQRYYEALKGNLSIIVRMVNDSITNGFQSIEKKLDEYETRKRSFNA, encoded by the coding sequence ATGGCCGCACGAACCAGCAAGAAGGGCGCTTCGAGGCCCAAGGTCACCGGGCAGGCGAAGGCCAACTCCAAGGCCGGCAAGGCCGTAAAGAGCACGGCCGCGAAGCCCAAAGCCAAAGCCAAGACCGCAAAGCCGGTTAGCAAGGCGGCGGCCAAGGCGAAGACGTCCGCAACACCCAAGGCTAAGCCTAAAACCGCAAAGAAGGCGGCGGCTAAGACCAAGCCGAAGCCTGCGGCTAAAAAGGTTGCGACGGCGAGCAAACCCTCCGCTGCCAAGCCCAGCAAGCCTGCGGCCAAGCCCAGCAAGCCTGCGGCCAAGCCCAGCAAGCCTGCGGCAAAGCCCAGCAAGCCTGCGGCAAAGCCCAGCAAGCCTGCGGCAAAGCCCAGCAAGCCTGCGGCGAAGCCGAAAGCGGTGGCGAACGCCAAGGCTAGCGCGGCAAAGGCAGCAAAGGGCAAGGCCAGCGCTTCGAAGGCCCGAGCCGCAGACGCCAAGCGCAGCGCCGATGCCAAGCGCAAAGCCGACGCCCAGGCGAAGGCGAAGGCGAAAGCCGAAAAGGCCAAGCTAGCCAAGGAGCAGGCGCGCGCCGCGGCGAAAGCCAAGGCGCAGGAGGCCAAGGCCGCGAAGGCGCTGGCAGCCAAAGAGAAGGCAGCCAAGGCAAAAGCCGATGCGCTGGTGAAGGCTCAAGCCAAAGCCGCCGCGGACAAGGTCCGCGAGCAGGAACGCAAGGCCAAGGCGAAAGAACGGGATCGCCTCCTCAAGGAGAAGGCGAAGGTCAAGCAAGCCCTGCTCGCTGAGCGAGAGAAGCTGAAGAAGCTCCAGGCGCGGGAGAAAGAACGCCTCGCCAAGCAGAAAGAGGCTGAGCGTCTTGCCAAGCAGAAAGACGCGGAGCTCGCCAAGGCGCAACGGGAGCAAGCGAAGCTCCTGGCCGCCAAGGAGAAAGAGAAGCTCCGCGCCCTGCAGGCGAAGGAAAAAGAAAAGCAGCTTCTCCTGAAGGAGAAGGAAAAAGAAAAGCAGCGGCTTCTCAAGGACAAGGAACGCCAGGACGCTGCCAAGCGCAAAGCCACCGAGCTTGCGCTGAAGCAGAAGGAAAAAGAGCGCCTCGCCAAAGAGAAGGAAAAGGAAAAGGAGCGCCTCCAGAAGCTCAAGGAGAAGGAGCGCCTCGCCAAAGAGAAGGAAAAGGAGAAGGAGCGCCTTCAGAAGCTCAAGGAGAAGGAGCGCCTCGCCAAAGAGAAGGCGAAGGAGAAGGAGCGCCTCGCCAAGGAGCGCGACCAAAAGAAGCTCGAGCAGCAAAAGCTGCGAGATCAGCAGAAGGCCGCCAAGGAGGCTGAGCGCGAGCGACTCAAGGCTGAGCGCGAGCGGCAAAAGGAAGAGGAGCGTCAGCGGCGCGAAGAAGAGCGCGCCCAGCTCAAGGCCGAGCGTGAGCGTCAGCGTGAAGAAGAGCGGAAGCGGCGCGAAGAAGAGCGCCAGCGCATCAAAGAAGAGAAAGAGCGCATCAAGGAAGAGCTGCGCCGCCAGAAGGAAGAAGAGCGCCGCCAGAAAGAGGCGGAGCGCGAAGCCTACCGTAAGGCCAAAGAGGCCGAGCAAGCACGCATCCGCGCGGAAAAGGAAGCGCAGCGCCGCGCCTTGGAGGTCAAGATCGCGCGCCAGACCGGCAGAAGCCGTGGCGGTTCACGCCCCGCGCTCGCGGCCCGCGCATACCGCGCTGACGCGATTCCGAATCAGTCGGGGACGTCGCGTAACCCCGACGGCTCGCTGGCCAACGCCTCCAAGTTTGCGAACCTACGCCAGCCCGACCAGCTTCCGCGCACCGACGGCGAAGAGATTCAGCCCTACCGCCCCCCAACCGTAGCGCCGCCTCCCCCGCCGCCGCCGGAGCGGCTCGACGAACGACACTCGTCGATCGAGGAGCGTCTTGCGGACACCTCGGAGGAGTTCCGGAGGGACTACAAAGAGAAGTTCGAGATGTCGTGGATTCACCACGACAGCGCTTTGGAAGGCGTGGTCTACACCTTCCAAGAGCTTCAAACTGCGATCGATCCGAGCATCACCATCGTTCCGGACTCCAGCCTCCAGCCCGTGTGCGAAGAGATCCGACGCCACAAGCAGGCCATCGACTTGGTCTACGAGATGGCTGAGAAGAAGCGGGCGCCGGTCACTCTCGATCACGTCAAACGCATCTACCTGACGTTGCACCCAGAAGAGGGCGACCTCAAGACTGTGAAATACCGCAAGGATATTCCACAGCACCGTCTGTACTTCCATGAGTACGCACCGCCGGACAAGATCGCCTACAAGGTTCGGCAGATCATCGACTGGCTAAACGGCCCCGAGCCGAAGAAGTTGCGTAACCCTGTGCGGGTGGCAGCACGCGCCCACTACGAACTCTTGCGAGTGTTCCCCTTCCCCAACGACAGCGGGAAGGTCGCGCGCCTACTCATGAACTTGATCCTGCTGAAGTCCGGCTACCCCCCCGCCATAGTTCACGCGGCGGAGAGGCAGCGCTACTACGAGGCTCTCAAGGGCAACCTCAGCATCATCGTGCGCATGGTGAACGACTCGATCACCAACGGCTTCCAGTCGATCGAGAAGAAGCTGGACGAGTACGAGACCCGCAAGCGCTCGTTCAACGCTTGA
- a CDS encoding lysophospholipid acyltransferase family protein codes for MLSADSLSLRRLALLGARHGPDWWLRYSPPLIGVAFAALMPEQRRHIAANLATLGVRSRIATLSTFASYAACLAEGMALAAGREVSPRVDVEGAGHLDDALSDGRGVILVTAHVGPWDAAAPLLARRRDLEVSIVMRRERDGAARAFHDDLRASGGVRVLHVGGDPLEALNLRSALGPGRALAFQLDRFESSGLPESVPEGPFRLAALTGAPLVAVFAARTGVFDYRLQIEAPRRYPRRAARSDLAAERERMLGVLLEWIRRYPTQWFDFAPRDHAPTR; via the coding sequence GTGCTCTCTGCGGATTCACTTAGCTTGCGGCGCTTGGCGCTGCTCGGTGCGCGTCACGGTCCCGACTGGTGGCTTCGCTACAGTCCTCCGCTGATCGGGGTCGCCTTCGCCGCGCTGATGCCGGAGCAACGTCGCCACATCGCCGCGAACCTGGCGACGCTTGGGGTACGCTCCCGAATCGCTACGCTCAGCACATTCGCCAGCTACGCGGCGTGCTTGGCCGAGGGCATGGCGTTGGCTGCTGGGCGTGAAGTGAGCCCACGGGTCGACGTCGAGGGAGCGGGGCACCTGGATGACGCACTGTCAGACGGGCGGGGCGTGATCCTCGTGACGGCGCACGTGGGCCCTTGGGATGCGGCGGCGCCGCTCTTGGCGCGGCGCCGGGATCTCGAGGTCAGCATCGTGATGCGTCGAGAGCGCGACGGCGCGGCGCGAGCGTTCCACGATGACTTGCGGGCCAGTGGTGGCGTGCGCGTGCTCCACGTAGGCGGCGATCCGCTCGAGGCGCTGAACCTCCGCAGTGCGCTCGGCCCGGGCCGAGCGCTGGCGTTTCAGCTCGACCGCTTTGAGAGTTCTGGGCTGCCAGAGAGCGTGCCCGAAGGTCCTTTCCGGCTCGCCGCGCTCACGGGAGCGCCACTGGTCGCGGTGTTTGCGGCGCGCACGGGCGTATTCGACTATCGCCTGCAAATCGAGGCGCCTCGGCGCTACCCGCGGCGCGCGGCGCGGAGTGACTTGGCCGCAGAGCGCGAACGGATGCTCGGCGTTCTGCTCGAATGGATCCGTCGCTACCCCACGCAGTGGTTCGACTTCGCGCCTCGGGACCACGCGCCCACGCGCTGA
- a CDS encoding tetratricopeptide repeat protein, which yields MLTSSHPRKLIVSLLTLALGMGVGAVSAAASPAGLNGVQLWSYSQKELRDAAKAQPKDPQKALELGIALRRAGLFNESYQVLRKAYLRPSPSSASLRLEAARSLQSQGEYKRALKECAGLKGNEVTFRVCRAEAQLMWKRASLALEEAEKAVAADAGSYDAKVALGRAQKLSGKPDEAETTLAGAIAANSARYEAHYELGQLYVKENKPRVKAVAAFRAAMKADGDVPEVLVELGEALKPGSESEGLFAAALKIRPTYGEALAGRGVSLLALKKLDDAQKSLTEALKLDSKRSDWRVALGRVELEKGEHQAALKSAQAAQKLVKNDAAAKLLEADALAALGDIDVAIEAYELAYGYAHEDPRPLVHAAKACLEHDRPTTARAFAERATQEYPKWGPAWVIAGDTAVAQKDKGPARAAYKRALSAQGPVDKADVKRKLAALK from the coding sequence ATGCTTACTTCATCCCACCCCCGCAAGCTGATCGTGAGCCTACTCACGCTGGCCCTCGGCATGGGCGTAGGAGCGGTATCCGCAGCCGCGAGCCCAGCTGGTTTGAACGGCGTACAGCTCTGGTCGTACAGTCAAAAGGAGCTGCGAGACGCCGCGAAAGCTCAGCCCAAAGACCCGCAAAAAGCCCTCGAGTTGGGGATAGCGCTGCGTCGGGCTGGGCTCTTCAATGAGTCGTACCAGGTGCTGCGCAAGGCCTATCTTCGGCCATCCCCGAGCAGCGCTAGCCTGCGCCTGGAAGCCGCGCGTAGCTTGCAGTCACAAGGCGAGTACAAGCGTGCTCTCAAGGAGTGCGCCGGTCTAAAGGGCAATGAGGTCACCTTTCGGGTCTGCCGCGCGGAAGCGCAGCTGATGTGGAAGCGTGCCAGCCTTGCCCTAGAGGAGGCCGAGAAGGCCGTCGCCGCGGACGCCGGAAGCTATGACGCGAAGGTGGCGCTCGGACGTGCACAGAAGCTCTCCGGAAAGCCGGACGAAGCTGAAACCACGCTGGCGGGCGCGATCGCTGCGAACTCTGCCAGATACGAGGCGCACTACGAGCTGGGACAGCTCTACGTCAAAGAGAACAAGCCCCGTGTCAAGGCCGTCGCGGCGTTCCGTGCGGCAATGAAGGCTGACGGGGACGTGCCTGAGGTGCTGGTGGAGCTGGGTGAAGCTTTGAAGCCCGGCAGCGAGTCCGAAGGGCTGTTCGCTGCGGCGCTGAAGATTCGGCCGACCTACGGCGAGGCACTGGCTGGGCGGGGGGTCTCCTTGCTCGCGCTCAAGAAGCTGGACGACGCGCAGAAGAGCCTGACGGAAGCGCTGAAGCTCGACAGCAAGCGGAGCGATTGGCGAGTTGCGCTCGGGCGCGTGGAGCTCGAAAAGGGAGAACACCAAGCGGCGCTGAAGTCAGCTCAGGCAGCGCAGAAGCTGGTGAAGAACGACGCGGCGGCCAAGCTGCTCGAGGCGGATGCCTTGGCAGCGCTGGGCGATATCGACGTGGCCATCGAAGCCTATGAGCTTGCCTACGGCTACGCTCACGAGGACCCTCGGCCCTTGGTTCACGCGGCGAAAGCTTGTCTCGAGCACGATCGACCTACGACTGCACGCGCGTTTGCGGAGCGCGCGACTCAGGAGTACCCGAAGTGGGGACCCGCGTGGGTGATCGCTGGGGACACCGCTGTGGCTCAAAAGGACAAGGGGCCCGCTCGCGCTGCCTACAAGCGAGCGCTCAGCGCCCAGGGCCCAGTCGACAAGGCGGACGTGAAGCGCAAGCTGGCGGCGCTGAAGTAG
- a CDS encoding KH domain-containing protein has translation MPLKELIATIAQALVDDPDSVEVSEIEGDHNSLIELKVAKGDIGKVIGKDGRTAQSMRTILTAASTKLGRRAHLDIVD, from the coding sequence ATGCCACTCAAGGAATTGATCGCGACTATCGCCCAGGCCCTGGTCGACGACCCCGACAGCGTCGAGGTGTCGGAGATTGAGGGCGATCATAACTCGCTGATTGAGCTGAAGGTCGCCAAGGGCGACATCGGCAAAGTCATCGGAAAGGACGGCCGCACGGCTCAGTCGATGCGGACCATCCTCACCGCGGCGTCCACGAAGTTGGGCCGTCGCGCGCACCTAGACATCGTCGACTGA
- a CDS encoding NifU family protein, whose amino-acid sequence MSEPVLKVIQDVLLPLVTADGGELYLVRAADDEVQLHLAGRFAGCPGNTLATRRVIEPLIHKAAPNARVSVTSGAIIPKNAQRL is encoded by the coding sequence ATGAGCGAGCCGGTACTCAAGGTCATCCAGGACGTGCTGCTACCACTGGTCACTGCGGACGGCGGCGAGCTGTACCTCGTGCGGGCGGCGGATGACGAGGTTCAGCTCCACTTGGCGGGGCGGTTCGCTGGCTGCCCGGGCAACACCTTGGCCACTCGGCGCGTGATCGAACCGTTGATCCACAAGGCAGCGCCCAATGCTCGAGTGAGCGTCACGTCAGGGGCGATCATCCCGAAGAACGCCCAGCGTCTCTAG
- the rpsP gene encoding 30S ribosomal protein S16: protein MAVHIRLARHGAKKSPFYRVVVTDHRNPRDGRFIETVGTYNPTAKPEQLKLDQGRIDYWKGQGAKASDTVERLLKKVGTAAQA, encoded by the coding sequence ATGGCCGTTCATATCCGCCTTGCTCGTCACGGCGCCAAGAAGTCCCCCTTCTACCGCGTAGTAGTCACCGACCACCGCAACCCGCGTGATGGCCGGTTTATCGAGACCGTCGGGACCTACAACCCCACCGCCAAGCCGGAGCAGCTCAAGCTGGACCAGGGTCGCATCGACTACTGGAAGGGCCAGGGAGCTAAGGCTTCGGATACCGTAGAGCGGCTGCTTAAGAAGGTCGGGACGGCGGCTCAGGCCTGA